GAAAAGAGATCATTTGAATAATCCAGCTTGTGGTTCAAAATTAGATTAGGGGAACTGAATCTGAAACTGACATTCGTGAACATGGGCATTCTCTGATCGAAGGTATCTAGAAAAAAATCCTTAGAACTATCACATGGTTGtatgaaagaaaagccACTTAACTTCCAATCAAAATTCTCCGTTATCAGGATTGTGTTCGGCTGAATATTCAAGTGACAAAGATTCTGGTTCTCATGAAGAAATTTGACAGCATTCGATATTTGAAGCAGTCCCTTCGTTACGATAATCTCTTCAACAGGGGTATCATCTAGTCTCTCTTTTGTGAATGCTTCTAGATCACTGATGACGTATTCTGTAACAAATAAACACTTGGACTTGTGATCTTCCATCGGCTCCAAGACATTCAAAATGTTTGGGTGTTTAAACTTCATCAGATTGGCAACGTATTGTTGAAGCACGTTGAAACAGTCATTCAGTATTTGCTGCTTGTTTCTGTTATTCAATAATCCGGACCTGGAAAGATTACTTTCAAACTgctttttgttgaaaatgaacaCTGAGCATTTCTTTTTAGtacttttgttttttgcTGCGTAGACACTCCATGGACCGTTTATAAAGGTAGGGTTGTTGGAGAGCTGATGATTTCCTTCTATGCCTGAGGCTTTGAAAACCTTGAACATGTCCAAATCGAAGATTACTTGGGAGAGTGTTTTGTAATGTCGGTACGGTAGTTGGTCCAGTTTCTTCGATATCGGAATACTCGCGGGTGACGAACCCATTGGTActgcttcaaattttcCTGTCATTAAACACTTCTACAATATATACACCTAGCCTCAAAATAATATAGCCTCAAGTCAGCATAACATTCATATCCCAGTCCCTGATCACATCAATCCAATTACTCTTCTTCTCATTAAAGTTCTTACGACGCCACACCTCCAACATAATTTGACGTGCGACCCAGTAGGTTCCAATCCCGGTCTTGGAGATGTCTGTACCCCATTTCTTGAAACCATTTTGTAGATATACTGTCATCGCTTCACTTCCGGCAATAAATCCTTGCCAAAATAACGGAATAATCAAAATATCTTTGTCACTTTGTACGATCTCCTGGATCCTGTTCAAATGGACTAGAACTTTCTCAACGTATTCCTGAAGATAATTCGGATTGATATCCTCAATAAACCTGTAAAAATAAATCACTAATCCATGATAAAATGACATCACATGATGATAAATCCCCTCATGACGTGCAGaaataaacttttcagagTCTTCCTGGGTAGTCAGCTTCCATTCCAACTTCCAATCGGAAAGTTTGGTGGACAGCTCGTCTGCTAGTAACTTAAAAAACAGAGGAAGCTGAGTCGAAGTAGAATCACAATACACCTTGAATCGGATCAAATGAACGACTTCAGAAAATAGCAAAATTAGGGAATTGGGTAATCCATAGATAGCATCACTGGAAATGTCATGATCGTCAAGTTTGTTCTTAGAGGGTTTGAAACTGGCCTTCGTTATGTCAATAAACAGAGGAATTTGACTATCCTTTCTCTCGTTTGGAATCTCTCCTGGAGATTCCGTATTTTGATCATGAACAATGTATTCAATACGAATCTTTCCCTGATCGTTAATCTTTTCATGAAAAACTCCCTTCGAAGAGGACGTAGAAGACACATGGTTACTACTATCAGACAAAAGAGAGGACGGTGACTTTCTAAATAGCTTGTCAATTCGAGATCCCTGATTCGACTCTGCAGAGTCAACTCTTGAACTAGTGATAAACTGTTTGTAATTGCTTTCgttcaaaaaaatctcaTCCTTGGAAACTATCTCCAAATTCGTCGAGTCTTgaatcaacttcattgaACTGTAGATGCGGTGCAAAATCAAGGCCTTGGctgaaagtttcttcttgacaGTCATTTTCTTCTCGATAATCTTTTCACAAATGTTTAAATGAGTCTTGCAGTCAGACATCGTACCCCATACAACATCAATCGTGACCATTGATAAAACGGCTACTAGAACGTCCTTATACTTCTGGGTAAGGACATCTTCCATCAAACAATGTTTTAAAAACACAGAGGCTTGCTGCCGCAACTGAATCCCTAAGTTAACGTAATATTTCATCTCGTTACTGTTTTTAGGAAACCTGCTTTGTAAGTTAAAAGCACTCACAGCCAACAAAGCATTCAATAAACAGCTTCGAGCATAAGAAGTCTTTCCTAAAGATCCAATTTCACCAACAGCCATGATGGCCCTGGGAAAGTAAATAAACTTCCAAGGGTTTTTGGGAAGAGGAATTACTGTCATCATATCAGCCACATCCTCGATATAGTAATTCAATAAGTAGCGTGTCATTGGGTTAACCTGCAAGGCTGTAGTGGGCAGTCCGCTTTTCTCGATGGCTAGTGTTTGAGGCAGTCCCGGAACTGTTCTGGCTTCCATTATGTTGCCTGGCATCTTCGAAGTACCATCTGGGGCATCCAGCTGAATGCTGTCAATACTgaatttcatcttctttgctGGAGGCAGATCTTGCTGAGCTCCTGAAATAGGTTGAGACGCAGATGCTGACATTGTTGAGGATCTGACGAGTGGAGAACCGTTGCTATCTCCAATTAGAACACCATCACTCCCAACATGCACTCCATGaggttcttcttcttccttgcGGTGAAACAAAACATTGAACATTTCATCAGGAGCATACTGTGAAAGATCCTTATCTCTTCTAGATGGATTTGGATATATCTTTTGCACGTCAGCATTGTATCCATAAAAAGGAGTTGAAGAACTATTGGTATTAACGAGGGGATTTAGTGTATCAGCTCGGAATATGTCTAAAAAATGAGTGTCTCCATTTATGGCGGAGGCTGTCAATAAAGCGTCGTCAATCAACTCATTACTGACCCATTCATTACCTTGGGTAAATCCTGAAAGTGGATCAAACATGCTGGGAGATCCAAACGGTAGCTTCTCTGGGGAGAAAGATacatctttttctctttttctcttctgctGTCTGAATACGCCAAACATGCCTTTTATTACTGTGCTGTCTCTGTCTTTTTCTGTCTCTAGGCGATAGGAGTGTAAGCCGTCAATATCAGTATCCAACTGATCATAGTCTTTATAAGCTTGTTTTGCATTGTAACGAACTGGC
This window of the Komagataella phaffii GS115 chromosome 2, complete sequence genome carries:
- a CDS encoding Zinc-finger transcription factor of the Zn(2)-Cys(6) binuclear cluster domain type, involved in the is translated as MPPKREKTFTGCWTCRSRKVKCTLERPECDRCIKGGYHCTGYDIKLRWSQPVQFDKFGSQLSQTNIEPNDDETMRRRNIEPVRYNAKQAYKDYDQLDTDIDGLHSYRLETEKDRDSTVIKGMFGVFRQQKRKREKDVSFSPEKLPFGSPSMFDPLSGFTQGNEWVSNELIDDALLTASAINGDTHFLDIFRADTLNPLVNTNSSSTPFYGYNADVQKIYPNPSRRDKDLSQYAPDEMFNVLFHRKEEEEPHGVHVGSDGVLIGDSNGSPLVRSSTMSASASQPISGAQQDLPPAKKMKFSIDSIQLDAPDGTSKMPGNIMEARTVPGLPQTLAIEKSGLPTTALQVNPMTRYLLNYYIEDVADMMTVIPLPKNPWKFIYFPRAIMAVGEIGSLGKTSYARSCLLNALLAVSAFNLQSRFPKNSNEMKYYVNLGIQLRQQASVFLKHCLMEDVLTQKYKDVLVAVLSMVTIDVVWGTMSDCKTHLNICEKIIEKKMTVKKKLSAKALILHRIYSSMKLIQDSTNLEIVSKDEIFLNESNYKQFITSSRVDSAESNQGSRIDKLFRKSPSSLLSDSSNHVSSTSSSKGVFHEKINDQGKIRIEYIVHDQNTESPGEIPNERKDSQIPLFIDITKASFKPSKNKLDDHDISSDAIYGLPNSLILLFSEVVHLIRFKVYCDSTSTQLPLFFKLLADELSTKLSDWKLEWKLTTQEDSEKFISARHEGIYHHVMSFYHGLVIYFYRFIEDINPNYLQEYVEKVLVHLNRIQEIVQSDKDILIIPLFWQGFIAGSEAMTVYLQNGFKKWGTDISKTGIGTYWVARQIMLEVWRRKNFNEKKSNWIDVIRDWDMNVMLT